Proteins encoded by one window of Bombus affinis isolate iyBomAffi1 unplaced genomic scaffold, iyBomAffi1.2 ctg00000908.1, whole genome shotgun sequence:
- the LOC126928406 gene encoding G-patch domain and KOW motifs-containing protein-like, giving the protein MGLGADKVALQKKNTDFKKEEEEVKIEKGTFVKIIAGEQSNNYGQIEGFDDDAGRLIIKLALGGNIISVNEFMIQKSMRNIRTRNPRDSSKRWIEKDQCPLTPKTVKNKSSNKRKKIGSTMHNKNKYDKVGDKKSERRKRRSESNDDSDSDSEKKRRRERSNSNSNDSYKLKRLKKSKKRKKYDCSSERSSKKRDDEKDQDLDHLVGSNIFQERIRSFYFQDKLYNFIYTDFIIKCIFTKVYFFSYP; this is encoded by the exons atgggtcttggagcagacaaagtagcattgcagaagaaaaatacagatttcaaaaaagaagaggaagaagttaaaatcgagaaaggaacatttgtgaaaattatagctggagaacaaagtaataattatggtcaaatagaaggattcgatgatgatgcaggaaggctcataataaaactagctcttggtggaaatataatatctgtaaatgaatttatg atacaaaaaagtatgaggaatataaggacaaggaatccaagggactcaagcaaaagatggatagaaaaagatcaatgtcccctgaccccgaagacggtgaagaacaaaagtagtaataaaagaaagaaaatcggaagtacgatgcacaataagaacaagtatgataaagtgggggataaaaaatcagaaagacgaaaaagacgctccgaatctaatgatgacagcgatagtgattctgaaaagaagagacggagagaaagaagtaactctaatagtaatgattcttataaattaaaaagattgaagaagtcaaagaaacgtaagaagtacgattgctcgtctgaaagatcaagtaaaaaacgagacgacgagaaagatcaagatctcgatcatttagtaggcagtaatattttccaggaacgtattcggtcattttactttcaagataaattgtacaattttatttatacagattttataataaagtgtatttttacaaaagtatatttcttttcttacccttaa